The Pseudomonas sp. SCA2728.1_7 DNA segment TAAGCGCTGGATTACTGATCATCAAAATACCGTTCATGCCAATCCACCAGCGGCTGCGGTGAGTTGAGCTTCTGGCCGTAGATCACCGAATAAGACAACACGTTCTGCACGTACTGACGGGTTTCATCGAACGGGATGCTTTCCACCCAGACGTCGAAGCTCAGATGATCGGCACCGCGCAGCCATTGGCGCACACGGCCGGGGCCGGCGTTGTAGGCGGCGGAGGCGAGGACGCGGTTGCCGTTGAACTGGCTGTGCACCTGACTCAGGTAAGCGGCGCCGAGCTGTATGTTCTTGTCCGGATCCAGCACCTGCTGCGGCGAGGCCAGCGGGATGCTGAACTTGCGCGCGGTTTCCTTGGCGGTGCCGGGCATCAACTGCATCAGGCCGCTGGCGCCGACGCCGGAGCGGGCGTCGTCCATGAAGGCGCTTTCCTGGCGGGTGATGGCGAACACCCAGCTCGAATGCAGACCACGCACCTTGGCTTCACGCACGAGAGTTTCGCGGTGGGCCATCGGGAAGCGGATATCCAGATCGTCCCAGTACTGCGCCTGACTGATGGTGCGGATCGCCGGGAAGTACCATTTCAGGTCGTAAGCCAGTTTCGCCTGGGCAACCATTTCATCGCGATTGAAATGGCGGCTGACGTGATACCACTCGCGACGACCGTCGACGATCTGCCCGCGAGCATGGAACTCCAGCGCGCGGCGAACACCGGGGGTGTTGCGCACCTTGTTGATCAGCGCCTGACTGAGCACCAATGGCTTGTTGTTCAGCGAGTACGGCGATTGCGAGCGGTCGGCGGCGAGGAAACCGTAGAAGTCACGTTCGCGCGCGAGGCCTTTGTACAGCGTCTGTGCTTCCGGGTTTTGCGGTTGGGCCAGTTCCAGACTGCGCGCCTGCCAGTAGCGCCAGCGGTTGGTGGTGGCCAGATCCTGCGGCAGACGGCGAGTCAACTGATACGCATCGTCCCAACGGGCCAGACGCAGCAACAGGCGCAGACGCCATTCCGAGACGGTGTTGTCGCGCAGTTCCGGGTCGTACTTGGTCATCACATCCAGCGCGCGGCTGTCGAAACGACGAGCGAGAGTCAGGCCGATTTCCCGGGCGATCGCGACTTTTTCATCGCGAGAGAAATGCATGCTGCTGGCGTAACCGTCGAGCAAGGCCATGGCCTTGTCCGGATCCTGGCGCGCCAAACGGCGCAGGCCGAGGCTGACCACGTCGGACATCGGCTCATCGGCCGGGGTGAAACGTGAAGGCTGATTGAGCAGCTCCGGTTTCTGCGCGACATCGACCAGCAAACGACCGCGCGGGGCGAGGGTAGTCAAGCCGTTGACCAGACTGTTGGCCAGTGGATAGTTGCGCGTCTGAGCGGCGAGTTTGGTGCGCTCCCAGCGTTTCTGCTCGGTGAGCTGGCCGTCGGCAGCCCAGATGCCGAACAGCGCGTCGCACGCAGCGGGTTGCGATTTGCCGGTCAGCCAGAGCTTGTCGGCGTTGGCGTAACCCTCGGCCTTGTGGTTGCTGCTGATCTGGTACTGCGCGTTGAGGCAGTCCAGTTCAGTGAAGTTGAGTTTCGGGTCGTAGTACTTGACGAAGGTCGCCCAGTCGCCTCGGTCGGCGAGCCAGCGCAACCAGCGCAGTTTCATCCAGTTGGCCTGGGGCAGGTCACCGTGTTCGGCGAGGAATTTTTCGATTTCCGCATTGCTCGCGGTCTTCAGACGCGCGGTCAGTTCGTCGTAGGCCAGATACGGTTCCAGCGGGTAATCGGCCAGCGCCTGGCTGTAGCGCAAGTACGGGCCGGTATCACCCTTGGCCAAGGCGCGCTTGGCTTCATCGTAATACTGGCGTTGGGTGGACAGGTCCACCGCCTGGGCGGATTGAGCGGCAGCGGCGGTAAGTAGCAAACAGGACAAGACACTGAAAAGGCGACTGCGCATGAGACATCCGGGCAGAGAAATCATGACAAGTGCCGACACGAATCAGCACTGAATTGTCTGTAGCTTAGCCTTTTGCCAGCAAGCGGCGAAAGCTTTGCGGGCCTCGCAGCACAAGTTCGCAACAATTGTTGTGCAGAGTGCTTCGACAGACAAATTGCCGGCCTGCTGAAGCCCTAACTCAGGTAGAATGCGCGCCCGGTTTTTGGAGAAGCTCATGACCCTGCTCAAATTCAGCGATGTGTCCCTTGCGTTCGGCGCTATGCCGTTGTTGGACAAGGTGTCCTGGCAGATCGCCCGTGGTGAGCGGGTGTGCATCATCGGCCGCAACGGCACTGGCAAGTCCAGCATGATGAAACTGGTCAAGGGCGACCAGAAGCCCGATGAAGGCTCGGTGTGGCGTGCCCCCGGTCTGAAAATCGGCGAATTGCCGCAAGAACTGCCAGTGGCCGACGATCGGACGGTGTTCGACGTGGTCGCTGAAGGCCTCGATGGCGTGGGCGCGTTGCTCGCCGAGTACCATCACCTCGCGCAGAACTGCGTCACTGAAGAAGACCTGAACAAGCTGATGCACGTTCAGCAAGACCTCGAAGCCCGTGATGGCTGGCGTTTGCAGACGCTGGTCGAAAGCACCTTGAGCCGTCTGCAACTGCCGGCCGACAAGACCCTCGCCCAGTTGTCCGGCGGCTGGCGTCGTCGCGTGCTGCTGGCACAGGCGCTGGTGTCCGAGCCGGATCTGCTGCTGCTCGACGAACCGACCAACCACCTGGACATCGGTGCGATTGCCTGGCTCGAAGAGGCACTGAAAGATTTCCAGGGCGCCGTGCTGTTCATCACGCACGACCGTTCTTTCCTGCAAAACCTCGCCACGCGCATTCTCGAACTGGATCGCGGCGGCCTGATCGACTGGAACGGCGACTACGCCAGTTTCCTCGTGCACAAAGAAGCTGCACTGGCCGCTGAAGAGACCGCCAACGCGCTGTTCGACAAGAAACTGGCCCAGGAAGAAGTCTGGATCCGCCAGGGCATCAAGGCGCGCCGCACCCGTAACGAAGGCCGCGTCCGCGCCCTGAAAGCCCTGCGCGTTGAGCGCAGCGAGCGTCGTGAACGGACTGGCAAGGCCAACATTCAGTTGGACACTGCCGACAAGTCCGGCAAGCAGGTGATGGTCCTCGAGAACGTGAGTTTCGCGCACCCGGGCGGCCCGTTCCTGATCAAGGACTTCTCGATGGTGCTGACGCGCGGCGACCGTATCGGTCTGCTCGGCGCCAACGGTACCGGCAAGACCACTCTGTTGAAACTGATGCTCAGCGGTCTGCAACCGACCAGCGGCAAAGTGGAAGAGGGCACGCGGATCGACGTGGCGTACTTCGACCAGTTGCGCCATCAACTGGATCTGGAAAAGACCGTGATCGATAACGTTGCCGAAGGTCGCGACTTTATCGATATCGACGGCCAGAGCCGTCACGTGCTGAGCTACCTCGGCGATTTCCTGTTCAGCCCGCAGCGTGCCCGCACGCCGGTCAAGGCGCTGTCGGGTGGCGAGCGTGCGCGTCTGTTGCTGGCCAAACTGTTCAGCAAACCGGCGAACCTGCTGGTACTCGACGAACCGACCAACGACCTCGACGTGGAAACCCTCGAGCTGCTCGAAGAAGTGCTGCTGACCTTCAACGGCACCGTGCTGATGGTCAGCCACGACCGGGCATTCCTCGACAACGTGGTCACCAGCACCCTGGTCTTCGAGGGTGAAGGCAAGGTGCGTGAATACGTCGGCGGCTATCAGGACTGGATCCGTCAGGGCGGTTCGCCGCGTCTGTTGGGCGTGACTGAAAGCAAGTCGGGCAAGGCTGACCTGAATTCGGCGGTGGTCACTGCCGAGCCAGCAGTGGCTGCAGCGCCTGCGGCAGCGGCTCCGGCGGCGAAGAAAAAGCTGAGCTACAAACTGCAGCGTGAGCTGGAAGCGTTGCCGGGCGATATCGACGCCAAGGAACAGCAGATCGCCGCAGTGGAGGCCGAGATGGCTGAAGGCGGTTTCTATCAGCGTCCACCGGCTGAAACAGCCAAGGTGATTGCTTCGCTGGAGCAGTTGCAGGCTGAGCTGGATGCGTTGATGGAGCGTTGGGCCGAGCTGGATGCCTGATTGATCCGGATGTGAAAAAGCCCGGCGTTCAGTGATGAACGCCGGGCTTTTCATATGTAAACGCAGTTCCCTTGTAGGAGTGAGCCTGCTCGCGATAGCGGTTTGGCATTCAACGGATTCGTCGACTGTCAGAGCGCTATCGCGAGCAGGCTCACTCCTACATGGAAAGGTGTTTCAGCGTTTGACCAGGTGGACGGCGAGGACGTCGCATGGCGCGCCGTGCAGCACGTCATTCGCGGTCGAGCCGAGCAACAGCGCCAGACCATGTCGGCCATGACTGCCGACCACGATCAGATCGCACGTTTGTTCTTTGGCGAAATGATGGATTTCCTGGCGTGGCTGGCCATAGGTCAGATGGCAGTTGGCGCCCTCAAGCTCTGAGTATTTGGCTTTCAGGCGCTCCAGGCGTTCCTTGGCCTGATCGAACTGCTGTTGTTGCAGTTGTGACAGATCCATCGGCACGTCGCCGCCGAATGCCATGGCCATCGGCTCGACGATATGCACCAGCGAAAGCTTGGCGCCATTGCTTACCGACAGCTCGCGGGCGCGGTGAATCACAGGGTCGCACTCTTCGGTCAGATCTACGGCGACCAGGATGTGGTGGTAGGGCATGAGGTGCTCCTCGTGAGGTTTCAATATTGTTAAGTATGGCTGGTTTCAAGCGCATTGGTTCCAAAGTGACACAATGCGCTCACCGAGAATTGGGAATAGAGATATGACGGTCTGGTTGGTGGTGTCAATCCTGCTGGTGGTTTTAAGTCCGCTGGCGTGGTTGCGCCCATCGCGCGCGCAAAGCGGTCGCATCGCCCTGCGTATGGAGGCACGACGCATCGGTCTGGCCATGCAGTTGGCACCTCAGGAATGGCCACACTGGCTGGCGCAAGAGCCACCAAACCCGTGCGCACAGTATCATCGGCCGCGCCGTGGCAAGTCGCCTGCCTGCTGGACTTACTGGCAGAAAACGCCGGGTATCTGGGTTAATCAGTGGCAGGAAGTCTGCGAAGATCGGGCGCTGCTCAATCATTTCGAAAAGTTGCCGGGCAACGTTTTCAAAGTCGAGGCAGACAAGCAGATGATCGCCTTGTATTGGGGCGAGAAGGGCGACGCCACGGTTTTGCTGGATATCGATGCCACTCTGAAAGCGCTGGCATGACGCGCGGACTTTTCCCACTGCAACGGTGGGGAACGTCCGGCAGACGCGCAATAAAAAGCCCGACATGATTCATCGGGCTGGGGTGGCCAGGCAGGCCGGAAATCTTTTTGATGCTGAGTCAGTCAGCGCATTTCTCTGTCGTCCACCCAGCGTAGCCCTTTAAACAAGGGCTGCCGCGAATTAGGGCGACTTTTCTAACTATTGATTCTATGAATGGCTTCACATGCAGACGCGTGTTGCGGGTCTTCGTCTTACAGAAATGACCGCAAAGTCGCATTTCAACCCGTATTTTGGGCGATTGACAATTGTCGGAAATTCCGTGAAGGTGACGTACCCAAATCAAACGGGCGTATGAATTGAGCGTTTGTCTTACAGACTGCTCCTACAGAATCCCGACTATCGCGTTGGCGGGTGTGCCGGGTGGATTGGCGTTAGCATCGACGAAAAAGCGTCCTGCCGAGCCATTCGCCTGCGTCCGACGTGTACTGTTCAGCTTCCATATCGTGGAGATCAGTTGATGATTTACGAAGGTAAAGCCATCACGGTTAAAGCTCTTGAAAGTGGCATCGTCGAATTGAAATTCGACCTCAAGGGTGAGTCCGTCAACAAGTTCAACCGTCTAACCCTGAACGAACTCCGTCAGGCCGTAGACACCATCAAGGCAGATGCTTCGATCAAGGGCGTGATCGTCAGCAGTGGCAAGGACGTGTTCATCGTCGGCGCCGACATCACCGAATTTGTCGACAACTTCAAGCTGCCGGATGCCGAGCTGGTTGCTGGCAATCTCGAAGCCAACAAGATCTTCAGCGATTTCGAAGACCTCAACGTCCCAACCGTAGTTGCCATCAATGGCATCGCACTGGGCGGCGGTCTGGAAATGTGCCTGGCGGCTGACTATCGCGTCATGTCGACCAAGGCCAAGATCGGTCTGCCGGAAGTCAAACTGGGCATCTACCCAGGCTTCGGCGGCACCGTGCGTCTGCCGCGTCTGATCGGTGTCGACAACGCCATCGAATGGATTGCCTCCGGTAAGGAAAACCGCCCTGAAGACGCGCTGAAAGTCAGCGCTGTCGACGCCGTGGTTGCTCCGGAGAAGCTGCAGGAAGCTGCCCTTGAACTGATCAAGCGCGCCATCTCCGGCGAGTTCGACTTCAAGGCCAAACGTCAGCCGAAACTTGAAAAACTCAAGCTGAACGCCATTGAACAAATGATGGCTTTCGAAACCGCCAAAGGTTTCGTCGCCGGTCAAGCTGGCCCGAACTACCCGGCGCCGGTTGAAGCGATCAAGACCATCCAGAAAGCCGCGAACTTCGGTCGTGACAAGGCGCTGGAAGTCGAAGCTGCAGGTTTCGTCAAACTGGCCAAGACCTCTGCCGCGCAGAGCTTGATCGGTCTGTTCCTGAACGATCAGGAACTGAAGAAAAAGGCCAAGGCCTACGACGAAATCGCCAAAGACGTGAAGCAGGCTGCTGTACTCGGCGCCGGCATCATGGGTGGCGGTATCGCTTATCAGTCGGCCTCCAAAGGTACGCCGATCCTGATGAAGGACATCAATGAGCACGGTATCGAGCAGGGTTTGGCCGAAGCCGCCAAACTGCTGGTTGGCCGCGTTGATAAAGGTCGCATGACCGCTGCGAAAATGGCTGAAGTGCTCAACGCCATTCGTCCGACCCTGTCC contains these protein-coding regions:
- a CDS encoding transglycosylase SLT domain-containing protein yields the protein MRSRLFSVLSCLLLTAAAAQSAQAVDLSTQRQYYDEAKRALAKGDTGPYLRYSQALADYPLEPYLAYDELTARLKTASNAEIEKFLAEHGDLPQANWMKLRWLRWLADRGDWATFVKYYDPKLNFTELDCLNAQYQISSNHKAEGYANADKLWLTGKSQPAACDALFGIWAADGQLTEQKRWERTKLAAQTRNYPLANSLVNGLTTLAPRGRLLVDVAQKPELLNQPSRFTPADEPMSDVVSLGLRRLARQDPDKAMALLDGYASSMHFSRDEKVAIAREIGLTLARRFDSRALDVMTKYDPELRDNTVSEWRLRLLLRLARWDDAYQLTRRLPQDLATTNRWRYWQARSLELAQPQNPEAQTLYKGLARERDFYGFLAADRSQSPYSLNNKPLVLSQALINKVRNTPGVRRALEFHARGQIVDGRREWYHVSRHFNRDEMVAQAKLAYDLKWYFPAIRTISQAQYWDDLDIRFPMAHRETLVREAKVRGLHSSWVFAITRQESAFMDDARSGVGASGLMQLMPGTAKETARKFSIPLASPQQVLDPDKNIQLGAAYLSQVHSQFNGNRVLASAAYNAGPGRVRQWLRGADHLSFDVWVESIPFDETRQYVQNVLSYSVIYGQKLNSPQPLVDWHERYFDDQ
- a CDS encoding ATP-binding cassette domain-containing protein; this encodes MTLLKFSDVSLAFGAMPLLDKVSWQIARGERVCIIGRNGTGKSSMMKLVKGDQKPDEGSVWRAPGLKIGELPQELPVADDRTVFDVVAEGLDGVGALLAEYHHLAQNCVTEEDLNKLMHVQQDLEARDGWRLQTLVESTLSRLQLPADKTLAQLSGGWRRRVLLAQALVSEPDLLLLDEPTNHLDIGAIAWLEEALKDFQGAVLFITHDRSFLQNLATRILELDRGGLIDWNGDYASFLVHKEAALAAEETANALFDKKLAQEEVWIRQGIKARRTRNEGRVRALKALRVERSERRERTGKANIQLDTADKSGKQVMVLENVSFAHPGGPFLIKDFSMVLTRGDRIGLLGANGTGKTTLLKLMLSGLQPTSGKVEEGTRIDVAYFDQLRHQLDLEKTVIDNVAEGRDFIDIDGQSRHVLSYLGDFLFSPQRARTPVKALSGGERARLLLAKLFSKPANLLVLDEPTNDLDVETLELLEEVLLTFNGTVLMVSHDRAFLDNVVTSTLVFEGEGKVREYVGGYQDWIRQGGSPRLLGVTESKSGKADLNSAVVTAEPAVAAAPAAAAPAAKKKLSYKLQRELEALPGDIDAKEQQIAAVEAEMAEGGFYQRPPAETAKVIASLEQLQAELDALMERWAELDA
- a CDS encoding universal stress protein, translating into MPYHHILVAVDLTEECDPVIHRARELSVSNGAKLSLVHIVEPMAMAFGGDVPMDLSQLQQQQFDQAKERLERLKAKYSELEGANCHLTYGQPRQEIHHFAKEQTCDLIVVGSHGRHGLALLLGSTANDVLHGAPCDVLAVHLVKR
- the fadB gene encoding fatty acid oxidation complex subunit alpha FadB, which encodes MIYEGKAITVKALESGIVELKFDLKGESVNKFNRLTLNELRQAVDTIKADASIKGVIVSSGKDVFIVGADITEFVDNFKLPDAELVAGNLEANKIFSDFEDLNVPTVVAINGIALGGGLEMCLAADYRVMSTKAKIGLPEVKLGIYPGFGGTVRLPRLIGVDNAIEWIASGKENRPEDALKVSAVDAVVAPEKLQEAALELIKRAISGEFDFKAKRQPKLEKLKLNAIEQMMAFETAKGFVAGQAGPNYPAPVEAIKTIQKAANFGRDKALEVEAAGFVKLAKTSAAQSLIGLFLNDQELKKKAKAYDEIAKDVKQAAVLGAGIMGGGIAYQSASKGTPILMKDINEHGIEQGLAEAAKLLVGRVDKGRMTAAKMAEVLNAIRPTLSYGDFGHVDLVVEAVVENPKVKQAVLAEVEGQVKEDTILASNTSTISISLLAKALKRPENFVGMHFFNPVHMMPLVEVIRGEKSSELAVATTVAYAKKMGKNPIVVNDCPGFLVNRVLFPYFGGFAKLVSAGVDFVRIDKVMEKFGWPMGPAYLMDVVGIDTGHHGRDVMAEGFPDRMKDDRRSAIDVLYEAKRLGQKNGKGFYAYEADKKGKQKKVADPSVLEVLKPIVYEQREVTDEDIINWMMIPLCLETVRCLEDGIVETAAEADMGLVYGIGFPPFRGGALRYIDSIGVAEFVALADQYADLGALYHPTAKLREMAKTGQRFFG